The Paenibacillus sp. FSL W8-0426 region GGTAGGCAAGCCCTACGGCTTCCAGCGCGATCAAAATCAGTCCTTTGATCCACTGGCCGTTGTACAACTGCCCCAGTCCCTGCAAAATAACGGACAGCACGGCCGCGGTCACGCGGTGCTGCCTCGCTCCTTCCGGTTTTACGTTCACCGGAACATGCTGCTGCTTCATGGATATGCTCCTTCCGGCATTAGAGTGGCCTGCCCGCAGTGCGGACAGGCTGGTCTTTATCCGCCGGCCGTACCTTGCCACCATGGACTGCTGCCGTAGTCGAAGTCGAACGTTCAGCAATCCATCGTAACGAACACGGTCCGGACGCGATTATTTCGTGGTAGCAAGGCTTTCGTTAATCTGTTTGACGGCATTGTCAAGCGATGACTTCACGTCTTTGCCCCCGTCCCAAATGTCCGTAATGGCGGAAGAGATCGGTCCCCATACGCTATCCATGGCCGGAAGCGAAGGCATCGGCGTTGAATGGTTGAATTGCTCCAGGAACGCTTTGGTAATGTCGTCCCCTTGAACTTTGGGGTCTGCCGCCACGTTTTTATCTGCCGGAAGGGTTCCGTTCATCTCGAAATTAAGCATCTGCGATTCCTCGCTGGAGAGGAATGCCGCAAGCAGTTTCGATGCATTCGGGTATTGCGTGAATGCATTGACGTAATACGCCTTGACGCCGGAGAACGAGGTCATCGGTTGTCCCTCGATTTGCGGAAGGGGCGCAACGCCGAAATCGATACCTGCATTGCGATAGTCGGCGATCGTCCATGGTCCATTGATATCCATCGCGAGCTTGCCGCTGCTGAACAATCCTTTTTTGATATCGTAATTCACGTCGCCGAGCTTGACAGGCAGGACCTCCGCTCTCAGCTTTTGCAGGAATTCCCCGCCCTTTTGTGCGCCTTCGTTGTTCAAACCGATATCCTCGCTGTTCATGCCGTCATCCCCGAAGATGTATCCGCCTTGGGATGCCAGGAACGCAAAGTCGTAGTAAAACTGCTGCAGCTCCCACATGAGTGCATATTTATTGTTTTTGGTATCGTTGAACGTTTTGGCAAAGTCGATGATTTCATCGAACGATTTCGGCGCTTCCGGATAGAGCGCTTTGTTATAGAACAAGGCATACGTTTCCACGCTGTACGGATATCCATACAGAATGTCCTTGAACGTTACTGCCTTCAAAGCGTTTTCGCTGGTCGATTCCGTCGTTCTCGATTCAAATACGTCGTTGGGCAAAATCAGGCCCGCTTCGGAGGCACTTCCGATTTTGTCGTGCGGGAAGACGACAACGTCCGCGGCCAATCCGGCCGGTCCGTCCGTCGTAAGCTTTGTCACCTGGTCCGTCGGCGGCAATTCTTCGAATTTGACCGGCACGCCGTATTTCTCCTCGAATTGTTTGATTCTGTCCGCAATGAAGCTGCTCTGGTTTTTGTCTTCCCAAATGACCAACGTGGCCCCTGGTTCCGGTTGCAGCGTGTCTGGAGTGACGGCCGGTCCTTCCGTATTTTCTTCGGCGACCGGCGTTGTTCCCGCCGTTCCGCCGCCTCCGCCTGCCGAACAAGCAACCAGCGATAACGACGTGAATGCCGCGAGTAGAATCCCCTGCCATTTCTTCATTCTCATTTCCCCTTCCCCCTGATTGGTAAAGCGTTATTGTTGCGCTCTTTCCCCCTCTGCCGTGCTCTTGTCGCCAAAGCTTCGAATCACAGCAAAGACTGCGTGCTACGCATGGACAAACGTTTGCCCAAAATTCAAATCAAGCGTCTTTGCTTATTCATCAAGAAGGAGGAAACAGACGTTAACACCCAATAATCGTCCATGTAAGCGCTGTAATAATAAACACATCATACACTAGGGTTCTCCCCTTGCACAAACGTTTGCACAAATGATTTTAGACGAAATTGCCCCAAAATTTGTTATCTGTCTTGAAAAAGTGACGTTTTGCTTGATCTGTCTTTATTTTCCTTCATTTTCCTCTCTGGAGTATTGTCCCGCATACTTGCCGATTGATTTCTTCCAAACCATGAATTAACATAGGAGCATGTTTTGATATGACGGTAGGGAAGGGATTTTTCACATGATTACAATCAAAGATATTGCCAAAATGGCGGGAGTATCCCCTTCTACAGTATCCCGGGTGATTTCGAATCATCCCCGGATCAGTCGCGAAACCTCGGTCAAGGTCCGGCAGATCATGAAAGAACACAACTATCATCCCAACATCATGGCAAAGAGCCTGGTGTCCAAAACAACGCAAACGTTAGGCATCATGCTGCCGCGGCCGGCGGAGGAGCTGTTTCAGAACTACTTCTTTGGGGAATTGCTGCGAGGCATCATGAGCCATGCCACCCGCATGAATTATGAAGTGCTGCTATCTACCGAGTCGACTTCGGGCAACGGCCTTGACGCCATCTCCCGCCTGGTCTATGGAAGAAGAGTCGATGGCATTATGCTGCTTTCGTCGCGACGGGAAGATCCGCATATTGCGTTTCTGGAAGAGGAGCGTTTTCCGTTTGTGCTGATCGGCCGCAGCGAAACCCATCCTGATGCACCCATGGTGGACAATGATAATGTGCAAACGGCTTATGACGCGACCAGCCATTTGATTGCGCAGGGACATGCCCGCATCGGGTTCGTCAGCGGACCGCCGGAGTTCACCCTTTCTCATGATCGCATGACGGGATATGCCAAAGCGATGGAAGATGCGCAGCTGCCGACCCATTCCGATTGGATTCTGGAAGGAGAATATTTGCAGGACAGCGGATTCCGGGCCATGTCGCTATTTATGTCACTGCCAAACAGACCGACGGCGATCGTGGTCATCGACGATCATGTGGCTTTTGGCGTATTGCGTGCATTGGATGAGTTGGGATATCGCGTACCTGAGGACATCAGCGTCGTCAGCTTCAACAATATCGCCCTGTCCGAATTGGCTTCACCGCCGCTGAGCTCCATCGATATCGGCACCTATCAGCTTGGCTATTCCGCCGTTCAATTGCTGTTGAAGATCATCCAAGGCGACGAAGGCGCAATCTCGCCGAACCCGATTATCATCCCCCATCGCTTGATGGTCCGGGAATCTTCACTTTATACCTTGCCAAGACAGATTTAAGCATGTCCGCGCAAACGTTTGTCCAAAATCCTGAAAACGGATTCTCCCCCCATCACCCCGGTTCCGGGGTGATGGGCTTATCCATGCTTGCTGCAGGATGAAACGAAAAAACCACGCCCTGGGAAGACGTGGTCTGACGTTCAGCCTTTTTTGCCTGCTGATGCTGATCTATGATTCTACTTTACCGACTCCAATGCGTAACGGTTGGACGGAATTTCAAGGCCCAGATTGCCCCGCAGCGTCGTTTGCTCATATGCCGTGCGGAACAAACCGCGTTCTTGCAAAACGGGCACCACCAAATCTACGAAATCCGCCAGGCCGTTCGGCACGACTGTCCGGATGTTGAATCCATCCGCCGCTTCCGACTCGAACCATTCCTGTATCAGGTCCGCGATCTTCTCCGGCGTGCCGATAAAGGAAGTGCGCGGCGTGGATGCCAGCAATGCCACTTCCCTTAAGGTCAAGCCTTGCTCGCGGGCCTGCTGCTTGATTTTGTCCGTCGTGCTGCGGAAGCTGTTGCTGCCCAAATCGCCGATGTCCGGGAACGGCTCATCCAGCGCATATTGCGAAAAATCGAAATGCTCGAAGTAGCGCCCCAAGTAATTCAGCGCTTGGTCGATGGATACGAGAGCGGCGATTTCTTGATATTTGCGCTCGGCTTCTTCTTCGGTACGCCCCACGATCGGACCGATGCCTGGGAAAATGAGCAGTTCCTCCGGTTTGCGTCCATGGGCTGCCGCTCTCGCTTTTACGTCCCGGTAGAATTCTCTGGCTTCTTCCAAAGTTTCGTGAGCGGTATAGATCGCATCTGCCGACCGGGCTGCAAGATTTTTGCCCGATTCCGAGGAACCGGCTTGGAAGATGACCGGGTGTCCTTGGGAGGAACGGGCCACGTTGAGCGGACCCTGCACGGAAAAATGCTTTCCGCGATGATTCAGCGCATGCAGCTTGGACGGATCGAAGAAAATGCCGGCCTCCTTGTCGCCTATGAAGGCATCATCCTCCCACGAATCCCACAGTCCTCTGACGACTTGCAAATGTTCCTCGGCAATTTCGTAGCGCAGCGAATGATCGGGATGCTCGCCATTGCCGAAATTCAGGGCCGAGCCTTCGAGCGGAGAAGTAACGACGTTCCATCCCGCCCGTCCGCCGCTAATCTGATCCAACGAAGCGAACTGCCTTGCAACGGTGAACGGTTCGCTATACGAGGTCGACAACGTAGCCACAAGACCGATGTGCGACGTCGCGCCAGCCAGCGTGGATAACAGCGTAATCGGCTCGAAACGGTTGAGGAAATGGGGGTTGGATTTTTCGTTGATATATAAACCGTCCGCGATAAACAACAGGTCGAATTTGCCTTCCTCCGCCTTGCGCGCCTGCTGTTTGTAGTATTCGATGCTGACGCTGGCATTGACCGGAATGTCCGGATGCCGCCAGAAAGAGATGCTGTTGCCGCCCCCGCTCAGATTGGCTCCCAGTTTCAATTGTCGTTTGCTCATCGTGTATTCCTCCCCGAATGGATGAATTAGTGGTTGCTGCTGTGCCCTGCCCCGGCGACAGTGCCTGAATTGTCCTGC contains the following coding sequences:
- a CDS encoding maltose ABC transporter substrate-binding protein — encoded protein: MRMKKWQGILLAAFTSLSLVACSAGGGGGTAGTTPVAEENTEGPAVTPDTLQPEPGATLVIWEDKNQSSFIADRIKQFEEKYGVPVKFEELPPTDQVTKLTTDGPAGLAADVVVFPHDKIGSASEAGLILPNDVFESRTTESTSENALKAVTFKDILYGYPYSVETYALFYNKALYPEAPKSFDEIIDFAKTFNDTKNNKYALMWELQQFYYDFAFLASQGGYIFGDDGMNSEDIGLNNEGAQKGGEFLQKLRAEVLPVKLGDVNYDIKKGLFSSGKLAMDINGPWTIADYRNAGIDFGVAPLPQIEGQPMTSFSGVKAYYVNAFTQYPNASKLLAAFLSSEESQMLNFEMNGTLPADKNVAADPKVQGDDITKAFLEQFNHSTPMPSLPAMDSVWGPISSAITDIWDGGKDVKSSLDNAVKQINESLATTK
- a CDS encoding LacI family DNA-binding transcriptional regulator encodes the protein MITIKDIAKMAGVSPSTVSRVISNHPRISRETSVKVRQIMKEHNYHPNIMAKSLVSKTTQTLGIMLPRPAEELFQNYFFGELLRGIMSHATRMNYEVLLSTESTSGNGLDAISRLVYGRRVDGIMLLSSRREDPHIAFLEEERFPFVLIGRSETHPDAPMVDNDNVQTAYDATSHLIAQGHARIGFVSGPPEFTLSHDRMTGYAKAMEDAQLPTHSDWILEGEYLQDSGFRAMSLFMSLPNRPTAIVVIDDHVAFGVLRALDELGYRVPEDISVVSFNNIALSELASPPLSSIDIGTYQLGYSAVQLLLKIIQGDEGAISPNPIIIPHRLMVRESSLYTLPRQI
- a CDS encoding LLM class flavin-dependent oxidoreductase produces the protein MSKRQLKLGANLSGGGNSISFWRHPDIPVNASVSIEYYKQQARKAEEGKFDLLFIADGLYINEKSNPHFLNRFEPITLLSTLAGATSHIGLVATLSTSYSEPFTVARQFASLDQISGGRAGWNVVTSPLEGSALNFGNGEHPDHSLRYEIAEEHLQVVRGLWDSWEDDAFIGDKEAGIFFDPSKLHALNHRGKHFSVQGPLNVARSSQGHPVIFQAGSSESGKNLAARSADAIYTAHETLEEAREFYRDVKARAAAHGRKPEELLIFPGIGPIVGRTEEEAERKYQEIAALVSIDQALNYLGRYFEHFDFSQYALDEPFPDIGDLGSNSFRSTTDKIKQQAREQGLTLREVALLASTPRTSFIGTPEKIADLIQEWFESEAADGFNIRTVVPNGLADFVDLVVPVLQERGLFRTAYEQTTLRGNLGLEIPSNRYALESVK